In a genomic window of Longimicrobium terrae:
- a CDS encoding translocation/assembly module TamB domain-containing protein produces the protein MSDDIAPELPPPPPRRRGRVPAAAAAPGPRRRKGRGLGRIGVLVLGLLLGFALTASLLLWYVNRTRTRVVEEQVRVRLGLPADAFELEKIEEDGSLRVVLRQVAFLDKAGDTIVSAPLARGRLIARTMTGKGAIVIDDVELIRPNARLLQRANGEWNFFDIIKAEAAGQPLNAPGAEEEVSRPLDFRGMRIVDGRVRIARPYVAGPAPTGRFASTKQPERARFGGQTYTIHTLTDVDATLPLVRVGPNGGWRTEITSLTAAVRNPDTRIQAFAGWIQSDPDKTIRFDITRFRTPHSSFDGAGRVLFADAGPVFDLNIRANPLGFADLQGMGFPVPATGTAAFRLAARTQSGGRTVWNVSDARVAILDSRAAGRLTVITAPDQELRFTDTRITLDPLRLRDMETLGYVDELPLLGTVRGEIASLDVLSAGEGGPLRLDLTADLTPRDAPGAEPSVLAAAGLVRFRPGAEEPLRFQDLRVDARPIRLEHLATLSDTVNPLLRGLITGGATISGSPANLRIEGGELVYKVGDAPETVLAGLSGTVRNGEVLQYELRARAQPLALATLTELFPSLPFRRATLAGPISVSGNGDDVRFDMDLQGSAGGIAMAGSVRMGEPMRFDVQGRLEAFRAATLVTGNIPMDGPLSGTFSARGTTEDLRFAVDMRQGANGSFALGGTVRRPGGTGSPQFDVAGRVNEFRIGALIGRPGLLPGPVSGPIAVSGGGRQPYRFDVALTGQMGGVDVRGTFAPGDVPEYAVTGSVRNLDLSGLPGFTDLPGTRLTGNLAVDGRGTTPETFAGRVAFTTLPGTTVGGVTVERGVVRVVSEAGVLRVDTMSLAVRGVRLEASGQLGLTNAAPEPLRFTLDAPNLGVLAAFIPPPGAFEPAISGSLQASGWVQGTLRYPEIAAAVRGAGIQYQGYRAEQLAGNVNLAKGSTVWTGNVALNGQGLTVGGDTYRSLELQANLTPDAATFGVDLRRDENTDLHASGALELQGLSVNAVVLRELNLRLRDVQWALAVPQARLAMLEGGGYRVENLRLQRSGAATGFIEANGTLPATGTADLMIRVAGVDLAELRQLAPAMPDVAGIVTLNAAVTGPVERPRVLLDGLVEGLAFGGLKTDSLALNGEYADRAMQLRATVRLDGRSILSADATVPMTLTLGGLVPGFELLRTEPLRATLTADSLPMQLVAGALPTMLENGVGQAYAQVNVSGTLDDPTVAGTATLAGAAVTVVPLGVRWENMAATVHLQGDQITVDSAVAYTGGDGSVRVTGAVVLDQPGRPSIDLEIRANNFQAADRDDLASLQVNAGLRIGGRLPRADLSGAVEIQDGVIYIPETGAPTEADIVDVDVGELGADTVSAGVATAAGIVGMLVPNNLEVSIGENVRLQSSELSVYVATERPLVLYEGGGLPRVFGDVQTLRGTYTLSVGPIQRDFEISEGSVQFTGTPELNPRLDVNAVHQVRGSDPGAENLAVNIHLGGTLQAPTIALSSNTRPPLPESELLSLLLFGRRSADLASLPSEFTQGVILEQLLGGVITNQLEQVFTQLGFFDYVRLRARPTGVGFGGGVTAISSDILAFASVEAGKQLFEDFYVVLEIANIFSEPRPGASFEYQASRSWAIRGAFEPVRRDPLLLNLQRRAYQFSLEARRRWEYGRPKVTDADVLENIEPPAPDVPAPGQMSTPTGAPPPLPPDPSPD, from the coding sequence GTGAGCGACGACATCGCTCCGGAGCTTCCGCCGCCGCCCCCTCGCCGCCGGGGCCGCGTTCCCGCCGCCGCCGCCGCGCCCGGCCCGCGCCGCCGCAAGGGCCGCGGGCTGGGGCGCATCGGCGTGCTGGTGCTGGGGCTGCTGCTGGGCTTTGCGCTCACCGCGTCGCTGCTGCTGTGGTACGTGAACCGCACCCGCACCCGCGTGGTGGAGGAGCAGGTGCGCGTGCGCCTGGGCCTGCCCGCGGACGCGTTCGAGCTGGAGAAGATCGAGGAAGACGGATCGCTCCGCGTGGTGCTGCGCCAGGTCGCCTTTCTCGACAAGGCCGGTGACACCATCGTCAGCGCACCGCTCGCGCGCGGCCGACTGATCGCCCGGACCATGACGGGAAAGGGCGCCATCGTCATCGACGACGTGGAGCTCATCCGCCCCAACGCGCGGCTGCTGCAGCGGGCGAACGGGGAGTGGAACTTCTTTGACATCATCAAGGCCGAAGCCGCCGGGCAGCCGCTGAACGCGCCCGGCGCCGAGGAAGAGGTGAGCCGTCCGCTCGACTTCCGCGGCATGCGCATCGTGGACGGCCGCGTGCGCATCGCCCGGCCGTACGTGGCGGGCCCGGCGCCCACGGGGCGGTTCGCGTCCACGAAGCAGCCGGAGCGCGCGCGCTTCGGCGGGCAGACGTACACCATCCACACGCTCACGGATGTGGACGCCACGCTGCCGCTGGTGCGCGTGGGGCCCAACGGCGGATGGCGGACGGAGATCACCTCCCTCACCGCCGCGGTCCGCAACCCCGACACGCGCATCCAGGCGTTCGCGGGGTGGATCCAGTCCGATCCCGACAAGACCATCCGCTTCGACATCACCCGCTTCCGCACCCCCCACTCGTCGTTCGACGGCGCGGGGCGGGTGCTGTTCGCGGATGCGGGGCCGGTGTTCGACCTGAACATCCGCGCCAACCCGCTGGGCTTCGCCGACCTGCAGGGGATGGGCTTTCCCGTCCCCGCCACCGGAACCGCGGCCTTCCGCCTGGCGGCGCGCACGCAGTCCGGCGGGCGCACGGTGTGGAACGTGTCCGACGCGCGCGTCGCCATCCTGGATTCCCGCGCGGCCGGCCGGCTGACCGTGATCACCGCGCCGGACCAGGAACTCCGCTTTACGGACACGCGCATTACGCTGGACCCGCTGCGCCTGCGGGACATGGAAACGCTGGGCTACGTGGATGAGCTGCCGCTGCTGGGCACCGTCCGCGGCGAGATCGCCAGCCTGGACGTGCTCAGCGCCGGCGAGGGCGGCCCGCTGCGGCTGGACCTGACGGCGGACCTCACCCCGCGCGACGCGCCGGGCGCCGAGCCGTCCGTCCTTGCCGCGGCGGGGCTGGTGCGCTTCCGTCCGGGCGCGGAGGAGCCGCTGCGCTTTCAGGACCTGCGCGTGGACGCCCGCCCCATCCGGCTGGAGCACCTGGCCACGCTCAGCGACACGGTCAACCCGCTGCTGCGCGGGCTGATCACCGGCGGCGCCACGATCTCCGGTTCCCCCGCGAACCTGCGCATCGAGGGCGGCGAGCTGGTCTACAAGGTGGGCGACGCGCCGGAGACGGTGCTGGCCGGCCTGTCGGGCACGGTGCGCAACGGGGAGGTGCTGCAGTACGAGCTTCGCGCCCGCGCCCAGCCGCTGGCCCTGGCCACGCTGACGGAGCTGTTCCCCTCGCTCCCCTTCCGCCGGGCGACGCTGGCGGGTCCCATCTCCGTTTCCGGCAACGGCGACGACGTGCGGTTCGACATGGACCTGCAGGGCTCGGCGGGCGGCATCGCCATGGCCGGCTCGGTGCGCATGGGCGAGCCGATGCGCTTTGACGTGCAGGGCCGGCTGGAGGCGTTCCGCGCCGCCACGCTGGTGACGGGAAACATTCCCATGGACGGGCCGCTGTCGGGTACGTTCAGCGCCCGCGGCACCACGGAGGACCTGCGCTTTGCCGTGGACATGCGGCAGGGCGCCAACGGCAGCTTTGCGCTGGGCGGCACCGTGCGCCGCCCCGGCGGCACGGGATCGCCCCAGTTCGACGTCGCGGGGCGGGTGAACGAGTTCCGCATTGGCGCGCTGATCGGCCGGCCGGGGCTGCTCCCGGGCCCGGTGAGCGGCCCCATCGCCGTGTCCGGCGGCGGGCGCCAGCCGTACCGCTTCGACGTGGCGCTCACGGGGCAGATGGGCGGCGTGGACGTGCGCGGCACCTTTGCCCCCGGCGACGTGCCCGAGTACGCCGTCACCGGCAGCGTGCGCAACCTGGACCTGAGCGGGCTTCCCGGCTTTACCGACCTTCCCGGCACCCGGCTGACGGGGAACCTGGCGGTGGACGGCCGCGGCACCACGCCGGAAACCTTTGCCGGCCGCGTGGCCTTCACCACGCTGCCGGGAACGACGGTCGGCGGGGTGACGGTGGAGCGCGGCGTCGTGCGCGTCGTTTCCGAGGCGGGCGTGCTGCGGGTGGATACGATGTCGCTCGCCGTGCGCGGAGTGCGGCTGGAAGCCAGCGGCCAGCTGGGACTGACGAACGCCGCGCCGGAGCCGCTGCGCTTTACGCTGGACGCGCCCAACCTGGGCGTGCTGGCCGCGTTCATCCCCCCGCCGGGGGCGTTTGAGCCAGCCATCAGCGGATCGCTGCAGGCCAGCGGCTGGGTGCAGGGCACGCTGCGCTACCCGGAGATCGCGGCCGCGGTGCGCGGCGCGGGGATCCAGTACCAGGGCTACCGCGCGGAGCAGCTGGCCGGCAACGTGAACCTGGCCAAGGGCTCCACGGTGTGGACGGGCAACGTGGCGCTCAATGGGCAGGGCCTGACCGTGGGCGGCGACACCTACCGCTCGCTGGAACTGCAGGCCAACCTGACGCCGGATGCCGCCACCTTCGGCGTGGACCTGCGCCGGGACGAGAACACGGACCTGCACGCTTCCGGCGCGCTGGAGCTGCAGGGGTTGTCCGTCAACGCCGTGGTGCTGCGCGAATTGAACCTGCGGCTGCGCGACGTGCAGTGGGCGCTGGCGGTTCCGCAGGCGCGCCTGGCCATGCTGGAGGGCGGCGGCTACCGGGTGGAGAACCTGCGGCTGCAGCGCTCCGGCGCGGCCACCGGCTTCATCGAGGCCAACGGCACCCTCCCCGCCACGGGGACGGCGGACCTGATGATCCGCGTGGCCGGGGTGGACCTGGCGGAGCTGCGGCAGCTGGCGCCCGCCATGCCGGACGTGGCGGGAATCGTCACGCTGAACGCCGCGGTCACCGGCCCGGTGGAGCGGCCGCGGGTGCTGCTGGACGGACTGGTGGAGGGCTTGGCCTTTGGCGGGCTGAAGACGGACTCGCTGGCGCTCAACGGCGAATACGCGGACCGCGCCATGCAGCTGCGCGCCACCGTGCGCCTGGACGGCCGCAGCATTCTGAGCGCGGACGCCACGGTCCCCATGACGCTCACCCTGGGCGGGCTGGTTCCCGGGTTCGAGCTGCTGAGGACGGAGCCGCTGCGCGCCACGCTGACGGCGGACTCGCTCCCCATGCAGCTGGTGGCGGGCGCGCTGCCCACCATGCTGGAGAACGGCGTGGGGCAGGCGTACGCGCAGGTGAACGTGTCCGGGACGCTGGATGATCCCACGGTGGCGGGAACGGCGACGCTGGCCGGCGCCGCGGTGACGGTGGTGCCGCTGGGCGTGCGGTGGGAGAACATGGCCGCCACGGTGCACCTGCAGGGCGACCAGATCACCGTCGACAGCGCGGTGGCGTACACCGGCGGCGACGGCTCGGTGCGGGTGACCGGCGCCGTGGTGCTGGACCAGCCGGGGCGCCCGTCCATCGACCTGGAGATCAGGGCCAACAACTTCCAGGCGGCGGACCGCGACGACCTCGCCTCGCTGCAGGTGAACGCGGGGCTGCGCATCGGCGGGCGGCTGCCGCGGGCGGACCTGTCGGGCGCGGTGGAGATCCAGGACGGCGTCATCTACATCCCGGAAACGGGCGCGCCCACGGAAGCCGACATCGTGGACGTGGACGTGGGCGAGCTGGGCGCCGACACCGTGTCCGCGGGCGTCGCCACGGCGGCGGGCATCGTGGGCATGCTGGTGCCCAACAACCTGGAAGTGTCCATCGGCGAAAACGTGCGGCTGCAGTCCAGCGAACTGAGCGTGTACGTGGCCACCGAGCGGCCGCTGGTGCTGTACGAGGGCGGCGGCCTGCCTCGCGTGTTCGGCGACGTGCAGACGCTGCGCGGCACCTACACGCTCAGCGTGGGCCCCATCCAGCGCGACTTTGAGATCAGCGAGGGGAGCGTGCAGTTCACCGGCACGCCGGAATTGAACCCGCGGCTGGACGTGAACGCCGTGCACCAGGTTCGCGGAAGCGATCCCGGCGCCGAGAACCTGGCGGTCAACATCCACCTGGGCGGCACGCTGCAGGCGCCCACCATCGCGCTCAGCAGCAACACGCGCCCGCCGCTGCCGGAGTCGGAGCTGCTGAGCCTGCTGCTGTTCGGGCGGCGCAGCGCGGACCTGGCCAGCCTCCCCTCGGAGTTCACGCAGGGAGTGATCTTGGAGCAGCTGCTGGGCGGTGTGATCACCAACCAGCTGGAGCAGGTCTTCACGCAACTGGGCTTTTTTGATTACGTGCGGCTGCGCGCGCGGCCCACCGGCGTGGGCTTCGGCGGCGGGGTGACGGCCATCAGCAGCGACATCCTGGCCTTTGCCTCGGTGGAAGCGGGCAAGCAGCTGTTCGAGGACTTCTACGTGGTGCTGGAGATCGCCAACATCTTCAGCGAGCCGCGGCCGGGCGCGTCGTTCGAGTACCAGGCCAGCCGCAGCTGGGCCATCCGCGGCGCCTTTGAGCCGGTGCGGCGCGATCCGCTGCTGCTGAACCTGCAGCGCCGTGCCTACCAGTTTTCGCTGGAGGCCCGCCGCCGGTGGGAGTACGGCCGGCCCAAGGTGACGGACGCGGACGTGCTGGAGAACATCGAGCCGCCGGCCCCCGACGTGCCCGCGCCGGGGCAGATGAGCACGCCGACGGGCGCGCCGCCGCCCCTGCCGCCGGACCCGTCGCCGGATTAG